One genomic region from Clostridium saccharobutylicum DSM 13864 encodes:
- a CDS encoding Maf-like protein, translating into MKVVLASASERRQELLGRLIKKFEVMVSDFDESKVKFEGSIDRYVKNVALGKAIDIKDKIIDDAIIISADTIVTLEDKLLGKPKDEEDAFKMIKSLQGRSHFVYSGIVVINTAKNIIKQESLKTEVTFSQISDKEIIEYIKTGEPLDKAGAYGIQGLGGVFVKEIRGCYYNVVGLSLNKLKSMLDEVQ; encoded by the coding sequence ATGAAAGTAGTATTAGCTTCTGCCTCAGAAAGAAGACAAGAACTTTTAGGTAGATTGATAAAAAAATTTGAGGTAATGGTAAGTGACTTTGATGAAAGCAAAGTAAAGTTTGAAGGGTCAATTGATAGATATGTTAAAAATGTAGCTTTAGGAAAGGCAATTGATATTAAAGACAAAATAATAGATGACGCAATAATAATATCAGCTGATACTATAGTTACATTAGAAGATAAATTGCTCGGAAAACCAAAGGATGAAGAAGACGCTTTTAAGATGATTAAATCACTTCAAGGAAGAAGTCATTTTGTTTATTCTGGAATTGTTGTAATTAATACAGCAAAGAATATAATTAAACAAGAAAGCCTAAAAACAGAAGTGACTTTCTCGCAAATTAGCGATAAAGAGATTATAGAATACATAAAAACAGGGGAACCGCTGGATAAGGCTGGAGCTTATGGAATTCAAGGTTTAGGTGGAGTATTTGTTAAGGAAATAAGAGGATGTTATTATAATGTAGTCGGACTTTCTTTAAACAAATTAAAATCTATGTTAGATGAAGTACAATAA